In Sphingomonas sp. LR60, the following are encoded in one genomic region:
- a CDS encoding efflux RND transporter permease subunit, with product MSRIFIDRPIFAWVLAIIVMLAGVGAILSLPIAQYPDVAPPQVSIRATFPGANAQTIQNSVTQVIEQQLTGIDGLLYFQSSSSSRGSVTITATFDKGTDPDIAQVQVQNQVQQSLSRLPQQVQQQGLVVRKSNPDFLLIVGVYDTTDKLTNQDVSDYLVSNLQDPLGRTKGVGDTNVFGSQYAMRIWLDPAKLNSYQLMPGDVITAIQNQNTEVAAGEIGGQPSPATQMLNAVVTAQSRLQTPDQFAKIILKTEQDGGTVRLADIGRIELGAESYNAFSRVNRHPGAGIAVLLAPGADALKTAELVKAQVEQASKAFPAGLTYAFANDTTDFIKLSIEEVVKTLIEAIILVVIVMFVFLQSWRATLVPAIAVPVVLLGTFAVFYVAGFSINTLTLFGLVLAIGLLVDDAIVVVENVERLLEENPGMTPREATIESMKEITVALVAIALVLSAVFMPMAFFGGSTGVIYRQFSLTIVSAMVLSVLVAVILSPALTATLLKQTHDQHGDPIEESWIGRKFPRVAHGLERARDGFNNTFDRGVARYVAGVRRVIDRKALFLLIYLLTVALLAVLFLRMPTGFLPTEDQGSALVQFQLPAGATRSRTEDVQHKVEDYLATSEGKNVRAMFTVSGGGGGGASGQNTGQGFVNLAPWDDRKGKENTADAIVARASAAFRGLRDARVFALVPPAVRGLGQSNGFTMELQNSGGLTQEQFGAAKDKLLAAANADPVLASVRLTELPDTPTLKIDIDQQKLAALGLTQADVNTTLSTAWGGRYVNDFVDRGRVKRVFVQGDAPYRAAPTDLNQWFVRGSNGQMVPFAAFSQIGWSQAPVTLSRFNGIPSYEFQGAAAEGKSSGDAMARIEELAGQVPGTSVSWAGLSFQERLSSGQAPLLYGLSILVVFLCLAALYESWSIPFAVLLVIPLGLIGAILFTTLRGLVNDVYLQIGLLTTMGLAAKNAILMIEFAEQEEKKGKRVIDAALDAARIRLRPILMTSLAFIFGVLPLAISTGAGANSRIAIGTSVIGGMITATVLAIFYIPLFFVLVRRGFRDGWKGLRRGADPSPDAGPDDDGPHDRGGHAAPDAPKQLPRPIDKPALPAPEGA from the coding sequence ATGTCCCGCATCTTTATCGACCGCCCCATCTTCGCATGGGTGCTGGCCATCATCGTCATGCTGGCCGGGGTCGGCGCGATCCTGTCGCTGCCGATCGCGCAATATCCCGACGTCGCGCCGCCACAGGTCTCGATCCGCGCCACCTTCCCCGGCGCGAACGCACAGACGATCCAGAACAGCGTCACGCAGGTCATCGAGCAGCAACTGACCGGCATCGACGGACTGCTGTATTTCCAGTCGAGTTCGTCCAGCCGCGGGTCGGTGACGATCACCGCCACGTTCGACAAGGGCACCGATCCCGACATCGCGCAGGTGCAGGTCCAGAACCAGGTCCAGCAATCGCTGAGCCGCCTGCCGCAGCAGGTCCAGCAACAGGGTTTGGTGGTCCGCAAGTCGAACCCCGACTTCCTGTTGATCGTCGGCGTCTATGACACCACCGACAAGCTGACCAATCAGGACGTCTCGGACTATCTGGTCAGCAACCTGCAGGACCCGCTCGGCCGTACCAAGGGCGTCGGCGACACCAACGTGTTCGGCTCGCAATATGCGATGCGCATCTGGCTCGATCCCGCCAAGCTCAACAGCTACCAGTTGATGCCGGGCGACGTCATCACCGCGATTCAGAACCAGAATACCGAAGTCGCGGCGGGCGAGATCGGCGGGCAGCCGAGCCCCGCGACGCAGATGCTCAACGCGGTCGTCACCGCGCAATCGCGGCTCCAGACCCCCGACCAGTTCGCCAAGATCATCCTGAAGACCGAGCAGGACGGCGGCACGGTCCGCCTCGCCGATATCGGCCGGATCGAACTGGGCGCGGAAAGCTACAATGCGTTCAGCCGCGTCAACCGCCACCCCGGTGCGGGCATCGCCGTGCTGCTGGCGCCCGGTGCCGACGCGCTCAAGACCGCCGAACTGGTCAAGGCGCAGGTGGAGCAGGCGTCGAAGGCGTTCCCGGCCGGGCTTACCTATGCCTTCGCCAACGACACGACCGACTTCATCAAGCTGTCGATCGAGGAAGTGGTCAAGACGCTGATCGAGGCGATCATCCTCGTCGTCATCGTCATGTTCGTGTTCCTGCAAAGCTGGCGCGCGACCCTGGTGCCGGCGATCGCGGTGCCGGTGGTGCTGCTGGGCACGTTCGCGGTCTTCTATGTCGCGGGCTTCTCGATCAACACGCTGACCCTGTTCGGGCTGGTGCTCGCAATCGGCCTGCTGGTCGATGACGCGATCGTCGTCGTCGAAAACGTCGAGCGACTGCTGGAGGAAAACCCCGGCATGACCCCGCGCGAAGCGACGATCGAGTCGATGAAGGAGATTACGGTCGCCCTGGTCGCGATCGCGCTGGTGCTGTCGGCGGTGTTCATGCCGATGGCGTTCTTCGGCGGGTCCACCGGTGTGATCTATCGGCAGTTCTCGCTGACGATCGTCTCGGCGATGGTGCTGTCGGTGCTGGTCGCCGTCATCCTGTCGCCCGCGCTGACCGCGACCTTGCTCAAGCAGACGCACGACCAGCACGGCGACCCGATCGAGGAAAGCTGGATCGGCCGCAAGTTCCCGCGCGTCGCGCACGGGCTTGAGCGCGCCCGCGATGGCTTCAACAACACCTTCGATCGCGGAGTGGCGCGCTACGTCGCGGGCGTGCGCCGCGTGATCGACCGCAAGGCGTTGTTCCTGCTGATCTATCTGCTGACGGTCGCTTTGCTGGCGGTGCTGTTCCTGCGGATGCCGACCGGCTTCCTGCCCACCGAGGATCAGGGATCGGCGCTGGTGCAATTCCAGCTGCCCGCCGGCGCCACCCGTTCGCGTACCGAGGATGTGCAGCACAAGGTCGAGGATTATCTCGCCACCAGCGAAGGCAAGAACGTCCGCGCGATGTTCACGGTCAGCGGCGGTGGCGGCGGCGGTGCGAGCGGCCAGAACACCGGCCAGGGCTTCGTCAACCTCGCGCCGTGGGACGATCGCAAGGGCAAGGAGAATACCGCCGATGCGATCGTCGCGCGCGCCTCGGCGGCGTTCCGCGGCCTGCGCGATGCGCGCGTGTTCGCGCTGGTGCCACCGGCGGTGCGCGGTCTGGGCCAGTCGAACGGCTTCACGATGGAATTGCAGAATTCCGGCGGGCTGACGCAGGAGCAATTCGGCGCGGCCAAGGACAAGTTGCTCGCCGCCGCCAACGCCGATCCTGTGCTCGCGTCGGTGCGGCTGACCGAATTGCCCGATACGCCGACGCTGAAGATCGACATCGACCAGCAGAAGCTCGCCGCGCTCGGTCTGACGCAGGCCGATGTCAACACCACGCTGTCGACCGCCTGGGGTGGCCGCTACGTCAACGACTTTGTCGACCGCGGACGCGTCAAGCGTGTCTTCGTGCAGGGCGATGCGCCGTATCGCGCCGCGCCGACCGACCTCAATCAATGGTTCGTGCGCGGATCGAACGGGCAGATGGTGCCGTTCGCGGCTTTCTCGCAGATCGGCTGGAGCCAGGCGCCGGTGACGCTGTCGCGCTTCAACGGCATTCCGTCCTACGAATTCCAGGGTGCGGCGGCCGAGGGCAAGAGCTCGGGCGACGCGATGGCGCGGATCGAGGAACTGGCGGGGCAAGTGCCGGGCACCAGCGTGTCCTGGGCGGGTCTGTCGTTCCAGGAGCGGCTGTCGTCAGGTCAGGCGCCGTTGCTGTACGGGCTGTCGATCCTCGTCGTCTTCCTATGCCTCGCCGCGCTGTACGAAAGCTGGTCGATCCCGTTCGCGGTGCTGCTCGTGATCCCGCTCGGGCTGATCGGTGCGATCCTGTTCACGACGCTGCGTGGGCTGGTCAACGACGTCTATCTGCAGATCGGATTGCTGACGACGATGGGGCTCGCGGCGAAGAACGCGATCCTGATGATCGAATTTGCCGAGCAGGAGGAGAAAAAGGGCAAGCGCGTGATCGACGCCGCGCTGGATGCCGCACGGATCCGTCTGCGCCCGATCCTGATGACCAGTCTCGCCTTCATCTTCGGCGTGCTGCCGCTGGCGATCTCGACCGGCGCGGGCGCGAACAGCCGGATCGCGATCGGCACGTCGGTGATCGGCGGAATGATCACCGCAACGGTGCTGGCGATCTTCTACATCCCATTGTTCTTCGTGCTGGTGCGGCGTGGCTTCCGCGATGGTTGGAAGGGGCTGCGACGCGGTGCCGATCCCAGCCCCGATGCCGGCCCGGACGACGACGGTCCGCACGACCGTGGTGGCCACGCGGCACCCGACGCGCCCAAGCAATTGCCGCGCCCGATCGACAAGCCCGCGCTGCCCGCGCCGGAAGGGGCATGA
- a CDS encoding efflux transporter outer membrane subunit, with the protein MTRLIAALCASAALAGCSLAPTYVRPTPPVPTSWPVGDAYLRQSEAALPSVTYRDVFRDVRLQALIDQALVNNRDLRIAVANIEATRAQYRIQRADLFPQLNATGAYSYRQSSRSGVNTGINTGGTGAGTGGTGTGGTGTGGTGTGGTGTGGTGTGTGTGGTTIVSGSNSTFQAQLGVTAFEIDLFGRVRSLTGAALSRYFAQEAAARATRLTLIGDIASAWLSYAADKSLLTVAEQTAVAARASVRLTDARRQGGVSPRTDVRQAEQILATAEADLAEQRTLLAQDVNALQLLVGAPIDAAQLPAGIEQAAQTIGELPAGIDSGVLLRRPDVVQAEYSLRAFNAEIGAARAALFPRISLTGLVGFASTALRTLFSGDAFNWSVAPNASYPIFRAGAGRANVDYSVAQRDAALASYEQTIQSALREVSDALARRGTITEQLAANQRFYTAAVDTLNLTNARYRGGIDTYLTSLDAQRQLYSAQRTLVATQLVRATNLVTLYRTLGGDSLLDVTDQGPRPVGQPVGPTTP; encoded by the coding sequence ATGACTCGCCTGATCGCCGCGCTTTGCGCCTCCGCCGCGCTCGCGGGCTGCTCGCTCGCACCCACCTATGTCCGCCCCACCCCGCCGGTGCCGACGTCATGGCCGGTCGGTGACGCCTATCTGCGCCAGAGCGAGGCGGCGCTGCCCAGCGTCACCTATCGCGATGTCTTCCGCGACGTGCGGTTGCAGGCGCTGATCGATCAGGCGCTGGTCAACAACCGCGACTTGCGGATCGCGGTCGCCAATATCGAGGCGACCCGCGCGCAATATCGCATCCAGCGCGCCGACCTGTTCCCACAGCTCAACGCGACGGGTGCCTATAGCTATCGCCAGAGCAGCCGGTCCGGGGTGAACACCGGGATCAACACCGGCGGGACCGGCGCGGGCACGGGCGGCACAGGGACGGGTGGCACGGGAACCGGCGGGACCGGAACCGGGGGCACCGGCACTGGCGGTACGGGTACGGGCACCGGCACCGGCGGGACGACGATCGTCTCCGGATCGAACAGCACCTTCCAGGCGCAGCTCGGCGTCACCGCGTTCGAGATCGACCTGTTCGGGCGGGTCCGTTCGCTGACCGGTGCGGCGCTGTCGCGCTACTTCGCGCAGGAGGCGGCGGCACGCGCGACGCGGCTGACGCTGATCGGCGATATCGCGAGCGCGTGGCTCAGCTATGCCGCCGACAAGAGCCTGCTGACCGTCGCCGAGCAGACCGCGGTCGCGGCGCGCGCCAGCGTGCGGTTGACCGATGCGCGGCGCCAGGGCGGCGTGTCGCCCCGCACCGACGTGCGCCAGGCCGAACAGATCCTCGCGACCGCCGAGGCCGATCTCGCCGAGCAGCGCACGTTGCTGGCGCAGGACGTCAACGCGCTGCAACTGCTGGTCGGCGCGCCGATCGACGCGGCGCAGCTACCGGCGGGGATCGAGCAGGCCGCGCAGACGATCGGCGAACTGCCCGCCGGGATCGATTCGGGCGTGCTGCTCCGCCGTCCCGATGTGGTACAGGCGGAATATTCGCTGCGCGCCTTCAATGCCGAGATCGGTGCGGCGCGCGCTGCGCTATTCCCGCGGATTTCGCTGACCGGGCTGGTCGGCTTTGCGAGCACCGCGCTGCGTACCTTGTTCTCAGGCGATGCGTTCAACTGGTCGGTGGCGCCCAACGCCAGCTACCCGATCTTCCGCGCCGGCGCGGGACGCGCGAACGTCGATTACAGCGTGGCGCAGCGCGACGCGGCACTCGCCAGTTACGAGCAGACGATCCAGAGCGCCTTGCGTGAAGTGTCCGACGCGCTGGCGCGACGTGGGACGATCACCGAACAACTCGCCGCCAATCAGCGTTTCTACACCGCGGCGGTCGACACGCTGAACCTGACCAACGCGCGCTATCGCGGCGGGATCGACACGTATCTGACATCGCTCGATGCGCAGCGGCAATTGTATTCGGCGCAACGGACGCTGGTGGCGACGCAATTGGTGCGCGCGACCAATCTGGTCACCTTGTACCGCACGCTCGGCGGGGACTCGCTGCTGGACGTGACCGATCAGGGACCGCGACCGGTGGGTCAGCCGGTCGGACCAACTACACCTTAG
- a CDS encoding biliverdin-producing heme oxygenase, translating to MSAMTMLREATGAAHEAVDAAFGAHDLASAEAYRRFLLAHGRALPAAERVMATLPFARTLPVRAPLLAADLADLGVASPAPLPFTPGDDDATLWGVLYVVEGSRLGGAMLARQVPPAMPGRYLGAVHTSGQWRSIRAALDEAAAGEDAHWTARMIAGALATFALYAEAAEVD from the coding sequence ATGTCTGCGATGACGATGCTGCGCGAAGCGACGGGCGCGGCGCACGAGGCAGTCGATGCGGCGTTCGGGGCGCATGATCTTGCGTCCGCAGAGGCGTATCGTCGCTTTCTGCTGGCGCATGGCCGCGCATTGCCGGCGGCGGAGCGGGTGATGGCGACGTTGCCGTTCGCGCGGACGCTGCCGGTACGCGCACCATTGCTCGCGGCGGATCTCGCCGACCTGGGAGTCGCGTCGCCCGCTCCCCTGCCCTTCACGCCCGGCGATGATGACGCGACTTTATGGGGCGTGCTCTATGTCGTGGAGGGCTCGCGGCTGGGCGGCGCGATGCTTGCGCGACAGGTGCCGCCCGCGATGCCCGGACGTTACCTTGGCGCGGTGCATACGTCCGGCCAGTGGCGCTCGATCCGGGCGGCGCTCGACGAAGCGGCGGCGGGCGAGGACGCCCACTGGACGGCACGAATGATCGCGGGAGCGCTGGCGACCTTCGCGCTCTACGCCGAGGCGGCGGAAGTGGACTGA
- a CDS encoding M20 metallopeptidase family protein, with the protein MTSTLATRTDWTAIGAAELADVIALRRAIHAEPEVGLHCPLTTAKAKAALAGLPLEIHDSTSTTGFVAILRGGRSGGAGSNGRTVLLRGDMDALPMSEETGLPFASTVPGKMHACGHDAHTAMLVGAAKALSARRDELSGTIVFMFQPGEEGHHGARHMIADGLLDVARPEAAFALHILPNAPAGMFVGREGAMLASTDTVLATVRGRGGHAAMPHEAIDPIPVACAIVTALQQHVARRVPVADPAVLTMTQIHAGSSHNIIPEEVKLMGTLRTLSEPTRTAMREAFHQIAQGIAAAHSCVAETTIDEGYPVTVNDARATRLLRELSSEIPGGAGWTAMPAPMMGGEDFSYVLREVPGAMAFVGVAAPGSDWRTNPPLHNTRMTIEEDVLATGVAMHCAVAERFLERGLD; encoded by the coding sequence ATGACCAGCACGCTCGCCACCCGAACCGACTGGACCGCGATCGGCGCCGCCGAACTGGCGGACGTCATCGCGCTGCGCCGGGCGATCCACGCCGAGCCCGAGGTCGGGCTGCACTGCCCGCTGACGACCGCCAAGGCCAAGGCGGCGCTCGCCGGGCTGCCGCTGGAGATCCACGACAGCACCAGCACCACCGGCTTCGTCGCGATCCTGCGCGGCGGCCGCAGCGGCGGCGCGGGATCGAACGGGCGCACGGTGCTGCTGCGCGGCGACATGGATGCGCTGCCGATGAGCGAGGAGACCGGGCTGCCGTTCGCCTCGACGGTTCCGGGCAAGATGCACGCCTGCGGGCATGACGCGCATACCGCGATGCTGGTCGGCGCGGCCAAGGCACTGAGCGCGCGGCGCGACGAGCTGTCGGGAACGATCGTCTTCATGTTCCAGCCCGGCGAGGAAGGCCATCATGGCGCGCGGCATATGATCGCCGACGGGCTGCTCGACGTCGCACGGCCCGAGGCGGCGTTCGCGTTGCACATCCTCCCCAACGCGCCCGCCGGCATGTTCGTCGGGCGCGAGGGCGCGATGCTCGCCTCGACCGACACGGTGCTCGCGACGGTCCGCGGCCGCGGCGGCCATGCCGCGATGCCCCACGAGGCGATCGACCCGATTCCGGTCGCCTGCGCGATCGTCACCGCGCTGCAACAGCATGTCGCGCGCCGTGTGCCGGTCGCCGATCCCGCGGTGCTGACGATGACGCAGATCCACGCCGGTTCTTCGCACAACATCATCCCCGAAGAGGTCAAGCTGATGGGGACGCTGCGCACCCTGTCGGAGCCGACCCGCACCGCGATGCGCGAGGCGTTCCACCAGATCGCACAGGGGATCGCCGCCGCGCACAGCTGCGTCGCGGAGACGACGATCGACGAGGGCTATCCGGTGACGGTCAACGACGCGCGCGCGACGCGGCTGCTGCGCGAGCTTTCGTCGGAGATACCGGGCGGTGCGGGCTGGACCGCGATGCCGGCGCCGATGATGGGCGGCGAGGACTTCAGCTACGTGTTGCGCGAGGTGCCGGGCGCGATGGCGTTCGTCGGGGTCGCCGCGCCGGGCAGCGACTGGCGCACCAACCCGCCGCTCCACAACACGCGGATGACGATCGAGGAGGATGTGCTCGCCACCGGGGTGGCGATGCACTGCGCGGTGGCGGAGCGCTTCCTGGAGCGCGGGCTGGACTGA
- a CDS encoding histidine kinase dimerization/phosphoacceptor domain -containing protein, which yields MDPQTASNDALLSAVSALTPCDREPIHLPGSVQPHGIMLIADPRTLQVAAGAGAIEQVLSADWLGANLSELLHQDIAALTDAAPGPGGTVLGTPVAGHDVALHRAGPWLIAELEPTEADPGSVAATLGWLDAITAGFERAGTLRMLADRAAVAFRTLTGFDRVMIYRFLDDEAGSVIAEDRDPALRSFLNHHFPASDIPRQARALYVRNRTRVIPDIAYVPAPLRPAGFEQVDLSDVAIRSVSPVHVEYLRNMGVQASASISIVKDGLLWGLVACHNMTPRLMPRSVRAAAAAMASALARQILAKEEAEAYRVRLALRSEEDALRPLLQEGDPFRVLGERGDELRRMLDADGLVLIRDQNVTVSGVAPADIDVMDLLRWASLREDGPVFSTRELAVDWPDAGAFGTIAGVLALRVDDRHTLMWLRVEQIEEIEWAGNPHKAIPHDPAATLHPRASFESWHETVRGRARRWTLEQIEGANRLRRLLREARASNELRRLNQELERTGAEKDALLTQKDLLMREVDHRVQNSLQLVSSFLAIQARDAGPGIVADQLREARSRLSAVALVHRRLYREDQIKTIDLSRYLGELLEDLKASLGDEWSRHMMLSIAPVLIPTDRAVNIGLVAAELVINATKYAYPKQSGGPIEITLEQYRNRLRLIVADQGVGKQGDGEGFGSRMMRAVIQRIDGQMDYLSNDPGLRAVLTAPIEAA from the coding sequence ATGGATCCGCAAACTGCGTCGAATGACGCGCTTCTTTCGGCGGTTAGTGCCCTCACGCCTTGCGATCGCGAGCCCATTCACCTTCCCGGCTCGGTTCAACCGCATGGAATCATGCTTATTGCCGATCCGCGAACGCTTCAGGTCGCGGCGGGCGCCGGGGCGATCGAGCAGGTCCTGAGCGCAGACTGGCTCGGCGCGAACCTTTCGGAGCTGTTGCATCAGGATATCGCCGCGCTGACGGACGCGGCCCCGGGACCGGGCGGCACCGTGCTGGGCACCCCCGTCGCCGGGCATGACGTGGCGTTACACCGCGCCGGCCCATGGTTGATCGCGGAACTGGAGCCGACCGAGGCCGATCCGGGCTCGGTCGCGGCCACGCTGGGCTGGCTCGACGCGATCACCGCCGGGTTCGAGCGGGCGGGCACGTTGCGGATGCTGGCCGATCGGGCGGCGGTGGCGTTCCGCACGCTGACCGGTTTCGACCGCGTCATGATCTATCGCTTCCTCGACGACGAGGCGGGCAGCGTGATCGCCGAGGATCGCGATCCCGCGCTGCGATCGTTCCTCAACCATCATTTTCCCGCCAGCGACATCCCTCGGCAGGCGCGCGCCTTGTACGTCCGCAATCGCACCCGTGTCATTCCCGATATCGCTTACGTCCCCGCGCCCCTGCGCCCGGCGGGGTTCGAGCAGGTCGATCTCAGCGACGTCGCGATCCGCAGCGTGTCACCCGTGCATGTGGAATATCTCCGCAACATGGGGGTGCAGGCGTCGGCGTCGATCTCGATCGTCAAGGACGGGTTGCTGTGGGGCTTGGTCGCCTGCCACAACATGACCCCGCGGCTGATGCCACGCAGCGTCCGCGCCGCCGCAGCAGCGATGGCCAGCGCGCTGGCGCGTCAGATCCTCGCCAAGGAAGAGGCGGAGGCGTATCGCGTTCGTCTTGCACTCCGTAGCGAGGAGGACGCGCTGCGCCCGCTGCTGCAGGAGGGTGATCCGTTCCGTGTGCTCGGTGAGCGTGGCGACGAGCTGCGCCGGATGCTCGACGCCGACGGGCTGGTGCTGATCCGCGACCAGAATGTCACCGTCTCGGGCGTCGCACCGGCGGATATCGACGTCATGGACCTGCTGCGTTGGGCGTCGCTGCGGGAGGACGGGCCGGTATTTTCGACCCGTGAGCTGGCGGTCGACTGGCCCGATGCCGGTGCGTTCGGCACGATCGCGGGCGTGCTGGCGTTGCGCGTCGACGACCGGCACACGTTAATGTGGCTGCGCGTCGAGCAGATCGAGGAGATCGAATGGGCGGGTAATCCGCACAAGGCGATCCCGCACGATCCCGCCGCGACGCTGCACCCGCGCGCCTCGTTCGAATCGTGGCACGAAACCGTCCGCGGACGCGCGCGACGCTGGACGCTCGAGCAGATCGAGGGCGCGAACCGGCTACGCCGCCTTCTGCGCGAGGCGCGTGCCTCGAACGAGCTGCGACGGCTGAACCAGGAGCTGGAGCGGACCGGCGCCGAGAAGGACGCGCTGCTGACGCAGAAAGACCTGCTGATGCGCGAGGTCGACCACCGCGTGCAGAACAGCCTGCAACTCGTCTCGTCGTTCCTCGCCATCCAGGCGCGCGACGCCGGGCCGGGGATCGTCGCGGACCAGTTGCGCGAGGCGCGCTCGCGGCTGTCGGCGGTCGCGCTGGTCCACCGCCGCTTGTACCGCGAAGACCAGATCAAGACGATCGATCTCAGCCGCTATCTCGGCGAGCTGCTCGAGGATCTAAAGGCGTCGCTGGGGGACGAATGGTCGCGGCACATGATGCTGTCGATCGCGCCGGTGCTGATCCCGACCGACCGCGCGGTCAATATCGGGCTGGTCGCCGCCGAGCTGGTCATCAACGCGACGAAATATGCCTATCCGAAGCAGTCGGGCGGGCCGATCGAGATCACGCTGGAGCAATATCGCAATCGCCTGCGGTTGATCGTCGCCGATCAGGGCGTCGGCAAGCAGGGTGATGGCGAGGGGTTCGGCAGCCGCATGATGCGCGCGGTGATTCAGCGGATCGACGGCCAGATGGATTATCTCAGCAATGACCCGGGTCTGCGCGCAGTCCTGACCGCACCGATCGAGGCGGCTTGA
- a CDS encoding peptidylprolyl isomerase, which produces MIAALIALALAAPQVAPTTPVSPVTPPTTPAPTTLTRVVLTTEAGPIVIGVDAKAAPITAANFLKYVDGKKLDGVSFYRALKVADGYGLVQFGTRNEAKRTLPPIKFEPTTQTGLSHTDGTISMAMGAPNTAAGDFFVVVGDLTSMDAKDGQPGFAAFGRVLEGMDVIRKILLAPTSPTLGEGAMKGQMLAPTIRITSARRAPDASAGMTDRLQR; this is translated from the coding sequence ATGATCGCGGCGCTGATCGCGCTGGCACTGGCCGCGCCGCAGGTCGCGCCCACCACGCCCGTTTCCCCCGTAACACCGCCGACCACCCCCGCCCCCACGACGCTCACGCGTGTCGTGCTGACCACCGAGGCCGGACCGATCGTGATCGGCGTCGACGCCAAGGCCGCACCGATCACCGCCGCCAATTTCCTGAAATATGTCGACGGCAAGAAGCTGGACGGCGTCTCCTTCTATCGCGCATTGAAGGTTGCGGACGGCTACGGGCTCGTGCAGTTCGGCACCCGCAACGAGGCCAAGCGCACGCTGCCGCCGATCAAGTTCGAGCCTACCACGCAGACCGGCCTCAGCCACACCGACGGCACGATCTCGATGGCGATGGGCGCGCCGAATACCGCGGCCGGCGATTTCTTCGTCGTGGTCGGCGACCTGACCTCGATGGACGCCAAGGACGGCCAGCCCGGCTTCGCGGCGTTCGGACGCGTGCTTGAGGGGATGGACGTGATCCGCAAGATCCTGCTCGCCCCCACCTCGCCGACGCTGGGTGAGGGGGCGATGAAGGGGCAAATGCTCGCCCCCACGATCCGCATTACGAGCGCGCGCCGCGCCCCTGACGCTTCCGCAGGCATGACGGATCGGTTACAGCGGTGA
- a CDS encoding phasin family protein translates to MTDQRNDMGRAAADAAQQATDRLRSSGQHMMESGQTISTKILDQVETNTQEAFAAMRAAAQAKDLSQVMQIQSDFLRNQGQRSMEQAREIGQLIMQFGRAAVSPGGGNESNG, encoded by the coding sequence ATGACCGATCAACGCAACGACATGGGCCGCGCGGCCGCCGATGCGGCGCAGCAGGCGACCGACCGGCTCCGCAGTTCGGGCCAGCATATGATGGAGAGCGGCCAGACGATCAGCACCAAGATCCTCGATCAGGTCGAGACCAACACGCAGGAAGCCTTCGCCGCGATGCGCGCCGCCGCGCAAGCCAAGGACCTGTCGCAGGTGATGCAGATCCAGAGCGATTTCCTGCGCAACCAGGGCCAACGCTCGATGGAGCAGGCGCGCGAGATCGGGCAGCTCATCATGCAATTCGGTCGCGCGGCGGTGTCGCCCGGCGGCGGGAATGAATCGAACGGCTAA